One Leucobacter muris DNA segment encodes these proteins:
- a CDS encoding FtsW/RodA/SpoVE family cell cycle protein — translation MSDARGAAKEPRTFEKTRTSETVLQRITALRAPRKLLGLELSLVLFAMAVGIAAIVIVDLTVLGRVTTTLLPTGALFLIALFALHITIRRIAPDADPLIMPIATLLNLVGVAMIYRIDLARSVSGWESTSVRQLVWSTVAVVAAIAVLAVIRNHLVLFRYTYLTGLGAVILLLLPMLPGIGQEINGARVWIHIGSFSFQPGEIAKILLAVFFAGYLVRNRDSLAMVGKKFLGIRFPRGRDLGPLLVFWLAAMSVLVFQRDLGTSLLYFGLFLSMLYLATGRVGWIILGVGLFLVGGLVASQALEYVNRRFANWLDPFADPYGASHQMVQGLFGMANGGMTGTGLGQGYPNDTPLAQSDYIIPSLGEELGLIGLFVILAAYLLLVGRGLRIGFAGQDDFGKLLASGLAFTIALQVFIVVGGVTRVIPLTGLTAPFLAAGGSSLVSNWIIIALLILLSNSVRNRPKLVIRS, via the coding sequence ATGAGTGACGCCCGCGGCGCGGCCAAGGAACCGCGCACCTTCGAGAAGACCCGCACCAGCGAGACGGTGCTGCAGCGCATCACCGCGCTGCGCGCCCCTCGCAAGCTGCTCGGCCTCGAGCTCTCGCTGGTGCTGTTCGCGATGGCGGTCGGGATCGCCGCGATCGTGATCGTCGACCTCACCGTGCTCGGGCGGGTCACCACGACCCTGCTGCCCACCGGGGCGCTCTTCCTCATCGCGCTGTTCGCGCTGCACATCACGATCCGCCGCATCGCCCCCGACGCCGATCCGCTCATCATGCCGATCGCGACGCTCCTCAACCTCGTCGGCGTCGCGATGATCTATCGCATCGACCTGGCTCGCTCCGTCTCGGGCTGGGAGTCGACGTCGGTGCGCCAGCTCGTCTGGTCGACCGTGGCCGTGGTCGCCGCGATCGCGGTGCTCGCCGTGATCCGCAACCACCTGGTGCTCTTCCGCTACACCTACCTCACCGGGCTCGGCGCGGTGATCCTGCTGCTGCTGCCCATGCTGCCGGGCATCGGCCAGGAGATCAACGGCGCTCGGGTGTGGATCCACATCGGCTCGTTCTCGTTCCAGCCGGGCGAGATCGCGAAGATCCTGCTCGCGGTCTTCTTCGCGGGCTACCTGGTGCGCAACCGCGACTCGCTCGCGATGGTGGGCAAGAAGTTCCTCGGCATCCGCTTCCCGCGGGGCCGGGATCTCGGCCCGCTGCTCGTGTTCTGGCTCGCCGCGATGTCCGTGCTCGTGTTCCAGCGCGACCTCGGCACCTCGCTGCTCTACTTCGGCCTGTTCCTGTCGATGCTGTACCTCGCGACGGGCCGCGTCGGCTGGATCATCCTGGGCGTCGGCCTGTTCCTCGTTGGCGGCCTCGTCGCCAGCCAGGCCCTCGAGTACGTGAACCGCCGATTCGCGAACTGGCTCGACCCGTTCGCCGACCCCTACGGGGCGAGCCACCAGATGGTGCAGGGCCTGTTCGGCATGGCGAACGGCGGCATGACCGGCACGGGCCTCGGGCAGGGCTACCCGAACGACACCCCCCTCGCGCAGAGCGACTACATCATCCCGAGCCTGGGCGAAGAGCTCGGCCTCATCGGCCTGTTCGTCATCCTCGCCGCCTACCTGCTGCTCGTGGGACGCGGGCTTCGGATCGGCTTCGCCGGCCAGGACGACTTCGGCAAGCTGCTCGCGTCAGGCCTCGCCTTCACGATCGCCCTGCAGGTGTTCATCGTGGTCGGCGGCGTGACCCGCGTGATCCCGCTGACCGGCCTGACGGCACCGTTCCTCGCGGCCGGCGGCTCCTCCCTCGTGTCGAACTGGATCATCATCGCACTGCTGATCCTGCTCTCGAACTCCGTGCGCAACCGACCGAAGCTGGTGATCCGCTCGTGA
- a CDS encoding Stp1/IreP family PP2C-type Ser/Thr phosphatase: protein MTVGYESAIGSHVGMVRSNNQDSGFAGDYLFLVADGMGGHAGGDVASAIAAKTMADFDVAPTGSPEATTNTLRSAILDTNAKLRSTVKDRPELAGMGTTFTGFITVGDRLALAHIGDSRLYLLRDNELRQITKDHTFVQRLVDSGKITEDEAKIHPRRSVLMRVLGDVEASPQVDTEVLDTRPGDVWLLCSDGLCGYVEDSDIEKILRRRTSLQGAVDSLIDKSLAHGAPDNVTVVLVETVPEAAAPETHGAEEGAPSAEPSSASSTDTVELTDVVGQVTTGGQPLPAPSNRRFAGSAATSAGSRDGSVTTARTRLMGRRRPVRRPPQIEESHFEPRVDEYLAELMAETKRRNKRRRLLWALGAVAVLVAIGGALLFGYQWTQSRYFVGTDGETVIIYRGVQQEIGSFSLYSTAEDTEIPLADLDGLEQRQVKRTLGAGSLEEARDIVLRLGVHDE from the coding sequence CTCTTCCTCGTCGCCGACGGCATGGGCGGCCACGCGGGAGGCGACGTCGCCTCGGCCATCGCCGCCAAGACCATGGCCGACTTCGACGTCGCGCCGACCGGCAGCCCCGAGGCCACGACCAACACGCTGCGCTCGGCGATCCTCGACACCAACGCCAAACTGCGCAGCACCGTCAAGGATCGCCCCGAGCTGGCGGGCATGGGCACCACCTTCACCGGCTTCATCACCGTGGGCGACCGGCTCGCACTCGCCCACATCGGCGACTCGCGCCTCTACCTGCTGCGAGACAACGAGCTGCGGCAGATCACGAAGGATCACACCTTCGTGCAGCGCCTCGTCGACAGCGGCAAGATCACCGAGGACGAGGCGAAGATCCACCCCCGCCGCTCGGTGCTGATGCGCGTGCTCGGCGACGTCGAGGCCTCGCCCCAGGTCGACACCGAGGTGCTCGACACCCGCCCCGGCGACGTCTGGCTGCTCTGCTCCGACGGCCTCTGCGGCTACGTCGAGGATTCCGACATCGAGAAGATCCTGCGCCGCCGCACCTCGCTGCAGGGCGCCGTCGACTCGCTCATCGACAAGAGTCTCGCGCACGGCGCACCCGACAACGTGACGGTCGTGCTCGTCGAGACCGTGCCCGAGGCCGCGGCTCCCGAGACGCACGGGGCCGAGGAGGGCGCGCCGAGCGCCGAGCCCTCTTCGGCGTCCTCCACCGACACGGTCGAGCTCACCGACGTGGTCGGGCAGGTCACCACGGGCGGGCAGCCCCTGCCGGCCCCCTCGAACCGGCGCTTCGCGGGATCCGCGGCGACCTCGGCCGGCTCCCGCGACGGCTCCGTCACGACCGCCCGCACCCGGCTCATGGGGCGCCGCCGTCCCGTGCGCCGCCCCCCGCAGATCGAGGAGAGCCACTTCGAGCCCCGCGTCGACGAGTACCTCGCCGAGCTCATGGCAGAGACGAAGCGTCGCAACAAGCGCCGCCGCCTGCTGTGGGCGCTCGGCGCGGTGGCGGTGCTGGTCGCGATCGGCGGCGCGCTGCTGTTCGGCTACCAGTGGACGCAGAGCCGCTACTTCGTCGGCACCGACGGCGAGACCGTCATCATCTACCGGGGCGTGCAACAGGAGATCGGCTCGTTCTCGCTCTACTCGACGGCCGAGGACACCGAGATCCCCCTCGCCGATCTCGACGGCCTCGAGCAGCGCCAGGTCAAGCGCACCCTCGGCGCCGGCTCGCTCGAGGAGGCGCGCGACATCGTGCTGAGGCTGGGGGTGCACGATGAGTGA
- a CDS encoding penicillin-binding transpeptidase domain-containing protein has translation MNKQLKFITRTVFAMFLVLFFAVTMIQFVQADELRANELNGRTIKNGYKVERGSILVGGEPVAYSTPTGDSYRFVRQYSNGPLYAPITGYFSHLQGASGLEAAMNQDLSGIGNAQFFTRIMNTLNGVEPQGSSVETTIDPAVQEAAAAAMNESGFEGAVVAIEPKTGRILALVSTPGYDPNLLSTNNDAEIIANYRQLEDEPSQPLQNRAIAGDLYHPGSVYKLLVAAAAIEAGAATPATEFDNPAQLTLPQSTAVMQNASRTTCGSGAKATLEQAIVLSCNIPIAELAMSMDRDEVPNMANAFGFGQDVSIPLSVTPSQAPIPADQAGTALSSIGQLDVRATPLQIAMVSAGIANDGTVMTPYLVDEIITPDLRVEKEFTPTEFSKPVSSDTAHAVAEMMEHGVSNPEGLAKNAGIEGVRVAGKTGTAENGQDEAGNDLPFTLWFTGFAPVDDPQVAVAVVVADGGGEAYGFAGGSYDLPTAVGKRVMEAVLSE, from the coding sequence GTGAACAAGCAGCTCAAGTTCATCACCCGCACCGTGTTCGCCATGTTCCTAGTGCTGTTCTTCGCCGTCACGATGATCCAGTTCGTGCAGGCCGACGAGCTGCGCGCGAACGAGCTCAACGGGCGCACCATCAAGAACGGCTACAAGGTCGAGCGCGGCTCGATCCTGGTCGGCGGCGAGCCCGTCGCGTACTCGACGCCCACGGGCGACTCGTACCGGTTCGTGCGCCAGTACTCGAACGGCCCCCTCTACGCCCCCATCACGGGCTACTTCTCGCATCTGCAGGGCGCCTCCGGCCTCGAGGCCGCGATGAACCAGGATCTGTCGGGCATCGGCAACGCGCAGTTCTTCACCCGCATCATGAACACCCTCAACGGCGTGGAGCCGCAGGGCAGCTCGGTCGAGACCACGATCGACCCGGCGGTGCAGGAGGCCGCCGCCGCCGCGATGAACGAGAGCGGCTTCGAGGGCGCGGTCGTGGCGATCGAGCCGAAGACGGGCCGCATCCTCGCGCTCGTCTCGACGCCCGGCTACGATCCGAACCTGCTCTCGACGAACAACGACGCCGAGATCATCGCGAACTACCGGCAGCTCGAGGACGAGCCGTCCCAGCCGCTGCAGAACCGCGCGATCGCGGGCGACCTCTACCACCCGGGCTCCGTCTACAAGCTGCTCGTCGCCGCGGCCGCCATCGAGGCCGGCGCCGCGACCCCAGCCACGGAGTTCGACAACCCGGCGCAGCTCACGCTGCCGCAGTCGACCGCGGTGATGCAGAACGCCTCCCGCACCACCTGCGGCTCGGGCGCGAAGGCCACGCTCGAGCAGGCGATCGTGCTCTCCTGCAACATCCCGATCGCCGAGCTCGCGATGAGCATGGACCGCGACGAGGTGCCGAACATGGCCAACGCCTTCGGCTTCGGACAGGACGTCTCGATCCCGCTCTCGGTCACCCCCAGCCAGGCGCCGATCCCCGCCGACCAGGCCGGCACGGCGCTCTCGTCGATCGGTCAGCTCGACGTGCGCGCCACGCCGCTGCAGATCGCGATGGTCTCGGCCGGTATCGCGAACGACGGCACCGTCATGACCCCCTACCTCGTCGACGAGATCATCACCCCGGATCTGCGCGTCGAGAAGGAGTTCACGCCGACCGAGTTCTCGAAGCCCGTCTCGAGCGATACGGCGCATGCGGTTGCTGAGATGATGGAGCACGGCGTCTCGAACCCCGAGGGCCTCGCGAAGAACGCGGGCATCGAGGGCGTGCGGGTCGCGGGCAAGACCGGTACGGCCGAGAACGGGCAGGATGAGGCGGGCAACGACCTGCCCTTCACCCTGTGGTTCACGGGCTTCGCGCCGGTCGACGACCCGCAGGTGGCGGTGGCGGTGGTCGTCGCCGACGGCGGCGGCGAGGCGTATGGTTTTGCGGGTGGATCGTACGATCTGCCCACGGCAGTCGGAAAACGAGTAATGGAAGCGGTGTTGAGCGAATGA
- a CDS encoding protein kinase domain-containing protein: MRPAAGITFGGRYELSSRIAVGGMGEVWKATDSIIGRTVAIKILKDEYMGDPGFLERFRAEARHAALVNHEGIANVFDYGEEQGSAYIVMELVPGEPLSAIIEREGRLPANRVLGIVAQTATSLQAAHDAGLVHRDIKPGNLLITPEGRVKITDFGIARIADQVPLTATGQVMGTVQYLAPEQASGHTATPATDIYSLGVVAYECLAGKRPFTGESQVAIAMAQINDTPPDLPADVPEPVRNLVMACLAKDAAGRPQTAAKLAQAATALHRGDVRLAASYVPQVLGEAEPATTALPQQTQTMDAATTALPQTTALAGPGAAADLTADPVEEGADEQPRKKKRSPWTWPLITLLALLLIIGVGTAVALMNQNSGEKPATTTSTPKTTTKKPTTTKAPTTGVVDDRELIGMNIEEAVGYLNGLGFSNVSPQEGNAAPDDQVGLVTAVNPTGPKVPFDQPITLTYNVAFGQAGQPAAPTSDRSEVNSGQAFTVQLATAQSFCPTNFTVQNYSVSVTGSGSLAGVSGAVANLQAETLSPGAENGSISITYSATCQNSVGVVREAPASPPLVVTVKAPPAEGGGGSGGSGGSDGQ, encoded by the coding sequence ATGAGACCAGCGGCAGGTATCACATTCGGCGGACGCTACGAGCTGAGCTCGAGGATCGCCGTCGGTGGTATGGGCGAGGTGTGGAAGGCGACGGACAGCATCATCGGTCGCACCGTCGCCATCAAGATCCTCAAGGACGAGTACATGGGCGACCCCGGGTTCCTCGAGCGCTTCCGCGCCGAGGCCCGCCACGCCGCGCTCGTGAACCACGAGGGCATCGCCAACGTCTTCGATTACGGCGAGGAGCAGGGCTCCGCCTACATCGTGATGGAGCTCGTGCCGGGTGAGCCGCTCTCGGCGATCATCGAGCGCGAGGGCCGGCTGCCCGCCAACCGCGTGCTCGGGATCGTGGCGCAGACCGCCACCTCGCTGCAGGCCGCCCACGACGCCGGCCTCGTGCACCGCGACATCAAGCCCGGCAACCTGCTGATCACGCCCGAGGGCCGCGTGAAGATCACCGACTTCGGCATCGCGCGGATCGCCGATCAGGTGCCGCTCACCGCGACCGGTCAGGTGATGGGCACGGTGCAGTACCTCGCGCCCGAGCAGGCGAGCGGTCACACCGCCACCCCGGCGACCGACATCTACTCGCTGGGCGTCGTGGCCTACGAGTGCCTCGCAGGCAAGCGCCCCTTCACGGGCGAGTCGCAGGTCGCGATCGCGATGGCGCAGATCAACGACACCCCGCCGGATCTGCCGGCCGACGTGCCGGAGCCCGTGCGCAACCTCGTGATGGCGTGCCTCGCGAAGGACGCGGCCGGCCGGCCGCAGACCGCGGCGAAGCTCGCGCAGGCCGCGACGGCCCTGCACCGCGGCGACGTGCGCCTCGCCGCGAGCTACGTGCCGCAGGTGCTGGGCGAGGCCGAGCCCGCCACCACGGCGCTGCCGCAGCAGACGCAGACGATGGACGCCGCGACGACCGCGCTGCCGCAGACGACCGCGCTCGCCGGCCCGGGCGCCGCCGCCGACCTCACGGCCGACCCCGTCGAGGAGGGCGCCGACGAGCAGCCTCGCAAGAAGAAGCGCAGCCCGTGGACGTGGCCGCTCATCACGCTGCTCGCGCTGCTGCTCATCATCGGCGTCGGCACCGCCGTCGCGCTGATGAACCAGAACAGCGGGGAGAAGCCGGCCACCACCACGAGCACCCCGAAGACCACCACGAAGAAGCCGACCACCACGAAGGCGCCCACCACAGGCGTCGTCGACGACAGAGAGCTCATCGGCATGAACATCGAGGAGGCCGTGGGGTACCTCAACGGCCTCGGCTTCTCGAACGTCAGCCCGCAGGAGGGCAACGCAGCTCCCGACGATCAGGTCGGCCTCGTCACCGCGGTCAACCCGACGGGCCCCAAGGTGCCCTTCGACCAGCCGATCACCCTCACCTACAACGTGGCGTTCGGTCAGGCCGGGCAGCCGGCGGCGCCGACCAGCGATCGCAGCGAGGTCAACTCGGGACAGGCCTTCACGGTGCAGCTCGCGACCGCGCAGAGCTTCTGCCCCACCAACTTCACGGTGCAGAACTACTCGGTGAGCGTCACCGGGTCGGGATCGCTCGCGGGCGTGTCCGGCGCCGTCGCGAACCTGCAGGCCGAGACGCTGAGCCCGGGCGCCGAGAACGGCTCGATCAGCATCACCTACTCGGCGACCTGCCAGAACAGCGTGGGCGTCGTGCGCGAGGCCCCCGCATCGCCGCCGCTCGTCGTGACCGTCAAGGCGCCGCCCGCCGAGGGCGGCGGCGGATCCGGCGGATCCGGCGGGTCCGACGGGCAGTAG